A DNA window from Chitinibacter fontanus contains the following coding sequences:
- a CDS encoding tyrosine-type recombinase/integrase, with the protein MANIQRRTTASGETRYQVCIRLKGFAPQTSTFDRLTDAKRWAAKIETEMREGRFFQANARPKHKVSDAIDRYQREILPNKSSSTIRDQSQQLEWWRKEIGTLHLHDLTPAVIAGCKTKLAATPMPPRGKAVNIEPVYRSASTVTAYLRVMSHLCSTAEREWEWLERNPVMAVKKPKLNNARSRFLSDEERARLLQECKNFPDLYLAVVLALSTGARKNEIWDLRWHQIDLDRQSITLHLTKNKEIRVVPVVGEALAILRERQALRPRPNDHLFPGKVEGKSFDFRKQWEHCIAAAQLHNFRYHDLRHTAASYLAMSGATLPELAEILGHKTLQMVKRYAHFTPDHKKSVVERMVSAYL; encoded by the coding sequence ATGGCAAACATTCAACGACGTACCACTGCAAGTGGAGAAACACGTTATCAGGTCTGCATCCGCCTTAAAGGATTTGCACCTCAAACATCCACGTTTGATCGACTGACCGACGCCAAACGATGGGCGGCCAAAATTGAGACTGAAATGCGCGAGGGTCGCTTTTTCCAAGCTAATGCACGCCCTAAGCATAAGGTTTCTGATGCAATTGATCGCTATCAGCGAGAAATACTGCCGAACAAGAGTTCATCAACAATTCGGGATCAGTCGCAGCAACTGGAGTGGTGGCGTAAAGAAATAGGAACTCTGCATTTGCACGATTTAACGCCTGCGGTAATTGCAGGGTGCAAAACCAAGCTTGCAGCAACACCCATGCCGCCACGTGGTAAAGCCGTCAATATCGAACCTGTGTATCGCTCTGCAAGTACGGTCACCGCATATCTGCGCGTGATGTCACACCTATGCTCAACTGCGGAAAGAGAATGGGAGTGGCTAGAACGCAATCCTGTGATGGCCGTTAAAAAGCCTAAACTCAATAATGCACGCAGCCGTTTTCTGAGCGATGAAGAGCGCGCTCGCTTATTGCAAGAATGCAAAAACTTTCCTGATTTGTATTTGGCCGTAGTGTTGGCTCTTAGTACGGGAGCGCGCAAGAATGAAATTTGGGATTTGCGCTGGCATCAGATCGATCTGGATCGACAGTCCATCACCTTGCATCTGACCAAGAATAAAGAAATTCGTGTCGTACCTGTCGTGGGTGAGGCACTGGCGATCTTGCGAGAACGTCAGGCATTGCGCCCTCGTCCGAATGACCATCTTTTTCCCGGCAAGGTCGAAGGGAAATCCTTTGATTTTCGCAAGCAGTGGGAGCATTGCATCGCGGCTGCGCAATTGCACAATTTTCGCTACCACGACTTGCGCCACACTGCTGCCAGCTACTTAGCAATGAGTGGCGCAACCTTGCCTGAACTGGCGGAAATCCTAGGGCATAAGACATTGCAGATGGTGAAACGCTACGCCCACTTTACCCCTGACCACAAGAAAAGTGTGGTGGAGCGCATGGTTAGCGCATATTTGTAG